In Dendropsophus ebraccatus isolate aDenEbr1 chromosome 14, aDenEbr1.pat, whole genome shotgun sequence, the following proteins share a genomic window:
- the NOL11 gene encoding nucleolar protein 11: MAALCEEFTLCGLLSGAERRRQRDGLQGVEEAGKRDTVLVTEGGRTVTLYKVSDQKPLGSWAVKQGQHITCPAVYNHSSGEYVVVHDEKVLRVWRDNDLSLDKVFKATLCADAYRLHSLPDTELLVLFRGGAIRFLDILLAEPQQDIETILTEDEKITWSQAFTDDEQPVVIYVTEKDADRFVYTWRPVFSACQRWRLPLAADGSTILDFAATIKNRMISLMMLYSSGHVRRSEVPLTSHDQEEGPQLLVSPLLQLPDPADTGALIILHNSYIATLTPCAARQKDRLCVWNTSFQTLQDNKEFSQKTWTQLWCHDGKLYIPHAQSLLVLRYTCQPSSLASSLGKGQKTHRSAPQIVPIVNWEVLTGKTEQSKPPALKRSLRGKKSESGIRETPSSSEILSDIQTAPESQMPSLVQRVWMTTDLPHFQVAISSVTQGLVSRCQKDATFYPQSSLIKLIESGMLSYSLCPGLVTLCLEKQDVQALQMCLEHFVDVPEDVLCSCLKMFLGVSEEILNEATISTKSAASYIQESAEEAMDTAPLIQNGFSSPVGEEDSCDVQMLDKVIPKSVKQAPPVTLRRAVLLNTVLTSRYSANFLLPHLKDLSSEQVVLFLGYLHYLYQKCNDNITLGLPGEEQLSITQVLDWMNLILDANFTVLVLLPKAKPLLRTLQKFVKSQMKFFSELNKIEGTLSELQKLRQTSQRGGRYSIEVLELY; this comes from the exons ATGGCAGCGTTGTGTGAGGAGTTCACGCTGTGCGGGCTGCTATCCGGGGCTGAGCGGAGGCGGCAGCGGGACGGGCTGCAGGGGGTGGAGGAGGCCGGAAAGCGGGACACGGTGCTGGTGACGGAGGGCGGCAGGACAGTGACCCTGTATAAG GTGTCGGACCAGAAGCCGCTGGGCAGCTGGGCAGTCAAGCAGGGGCAGCACATCACCTGCCCGGCAGTTTACAATCACAGCAGCGGGGAGTACGTGGTGGTACATGATGAGAAG GTTCTCAGGGTGTGGCGGGATAATGACCTCAGCCTCGATAAAGTGTTTAAAGCGACG CTTTGTGCTGACGCCTATCGGCTCCACAGTCTCCCGGACACAGAGCTGCTTGTCTTGTTTCGCGGAGGAGCCATTCGTTTTTTGGACATTTTGCTGGCCGAGCCGCAACAAGATATCGAGACGATTCTAACGGAAGATGAGAAAATCAC CTGGTCGCAGGCTTTCACAGATGACGAGCAGCCTGTAGTAATATATGTTACTGAGAAG GATGCAGATAGGTTTGTGTACACGTGGCGTCCTGTGTTCAGTGCCTGTCAGAGGTGGAGGCTGCCACTGGCTGCGGACGGCTCCACCATTCTGGATTTTGCAGCAACCATAAAGAACAGAATGATTTCTCTGATGATGTTGT ACTCCAGTGGACACGTGCGCCGTTCTGAGGTCCCCCTTACGTCACATGACCAAGAGGAGGGGCCACAGCTTCTTGTGTCCCCCCTCCTCCAGCTGCCGGACCCTGCAGACACTGGAGCATTAATTATTCTCCACAACTCCTACATAGCAACACTCACACCCTGCGCTGCACGACAGAAAG ATCGCCTGTGTGTATGGAACACGTCGTTCCAGACCTTACAGGATAACAAGGAATTTTCACAGAAAACGTGGACACAG ctctggtgtcaTGATGGTAAGCTGTACATCCCACACGCACAGTCGCTGCTGGTGCTGCGCTACACCTGTCAGCCATCCAGTCTGGCATCTTCACTTGGCAAGGGCCAAAAAACTCACAGATCAG CCCCACAAATCGTACCCATAGTGAATTGGGAAGTGCTGACTGGGAAAACTGAACAATCCAAACCGCCTGCACTCAAGAGATCT CTTAGAGGAAAGAAGTCTGAGAGCGGCATCAGGGAGACACCTTCCTCTTCAGAGATCCTGTCTGATATCCAG ACGGCCCCAGAAAGCCAGATGCCCTCCCTGGTGCAGCGCGTCTGGATGACGACAGATCTGCCGCACTTCCAGGTCGCCATCAGCAGCGTAACGCAGGGACTGGTGAGCCGCTGCCAGAAAGATGCCACCTTCTACCCACAGAGCTCCCTCATCAAACTCATCGAGTCTGGGATGTTATCCTACAG CTTGTGTCCCGGGTTGGTGACCTTGTGTCTGGAGAAGCAGGACGTGCAAGCATTGCAGATGTGCCTGGAGCACTTTGTTGACGTCCCGGAAGATGTGCTCTGCTCCTGTTTGAAGATGTTTCTCGG TGTCAGTGAAGAAATTCTCAATGAAGCGACCATCAGCACCAAGTCTGCTGCGTCATACATCCAAGAGAGCGCAGAGGAGGCGATGGACACTGCTCCTCTCATACAGAACGGCTTCAGCTCCCCcgtgggggaggaggacagctGTGACGTCCAGATGTTGGACAAGGTGATTCCCAAATCGGTGAAGCAGGCTCCCCCGGTCACCCTGAGGCGTGCCGTCCTCCT AAATACAGTCCTCACCTCTCGGTATAGCGCAAACTTTCTCCTGCCTCACCTGAAGGACCTGTCCTCTGAACAAGTCGTG CTCTTCCTCGGTTACCTCCATTACCTGTACCAGAAATGCAACGATAATATTACGCTAGGCCTCCCAGGAGAAGAGCAGCTGTCCATCACACAG GTCTTAGACTGGATGAATCTGATCCTTGATGCCAACTTCACAGTCTTGGTTCTGCTGCCGAAAGCAAAACCTCTGCTCCGCACCCTGCAGAAATTTGTGAAGTCCCAG ATGAAATTTTTCTCTGAGTTGAACAAGATAGAAGGAACTTTATCAGAATTACAGAAGTTACGGCAGACGTCGCAGAGAGGGGGGCGCTATTCCATCGAGGTCCTGGAGCTTTATTAG